In a single window of the Xylanimonas protaetiae genome:
- a CDS encoding S9 family peptidase yields MTATPVTATPVTAALVTPRRPVERTHHGDVVVDDYEWLRDADDPAVVAHLEAQDAWTRARLAHLEPLRERLFTEIKDRTLETDLSVPVRLGDHWYYARTVEGSQYAIHARVPAAPDAWTPPTLEPGVTPDPGSRGPGGGDEQVLLDENALAEGHEFFALGGTEVSADGRLLAYQVDVQGDERYVLRFRDLATGEDLPDVVEETSPGVALTPGPGSPGSAAGGYVFYTTVDDAWRPHRVWRHQLGTPAADDVLLLEEPDERFWVGVGLTRSRRFVQVELASKLTTEVWLVPADAPTSEPVVVWPRREGVEYSVEDAGDQLLVLHNDGAENFELVSVTVPDDLRAPGAFDAAGADVVVPHDPAVRLEGVDAFASHLVLSYRRDATPRVAVAARGPAAPRRMTGTGSRAASAGLSWREVSTGEALEGVQLDASPMVDQPVVRVVVESFVTPRTVYDVVLATGELLLRKRQPVLGGYDPAGFEQRRDWATAPDGTRVPVSLVWKRDPALPAGPARPAPVLLYGYGSYEYSLDPWFSVPRLSLLDRGVVFAVAHVRGGGELGRGWYDDGKLLAKRNTFTDFVAVAQHLVDTGWTTPQRLAAEGGSAGGLLVGAVANLAPQLFAGIHAAVPFVDPLTSILDPSLPLTVTEWEEWGNPLDDPDVYAYMKGYSPYENVPDDASAYPPILATTSLHDTRVLYVEPAKWVARLRAAGAPALLRIEMSAGHGGVSGRYSRWRQIAEENAWLLDVLGATEATRPGR; encoded by the coding sequence GTGACAGCGACCCCCGTGACAGCGACCCCCGTGACAGCCGCCCTGGTGACGCCGCGCCGCCCCGTCGAGCGCACCCACCACGGCGACGTCGTCGTCGACGACTACGAGTGGCTGCGGGACGCCGACGACCCCGCCGTCGTCGCGCACCTGGAGGCGCAGGACGCATGGACGCGAGCGCGGCTCGCGCACCTGGAGCCGCTCCGCGAGCGGCTCTTCACGGAGATCAAGGACCGCACGCTGGAGACCGACCTGTCGGTCCCCGTGCGGCTCGGCGACCACTGGTACTACGCGCGCACCGTGGAGGGCAGCCAGTACGCGATCCACGCGCGCGTCCCGGCCGCGCCGGACGCGTGGACGCCGCCCACGCTGGAGCCGGGCGTCACGCCCGACCCGGGGAGCCGGGGTCCGGGCGGGGGCGACGAGCAGGTGCTGCTCGACGAGAACGCGCTGGCCGAGGGACACGAGTTCTTCGCGCTCGGCGGCACGGAGGTGTCCGCGGACGGGCGGCTGCTCGCCTACCAGGTCGACGTGCAGGGCGACGAGCGGTACGTGCTGCGGTTCCGCGACCTCGCCACGGGCGAGGACCTGCCCGACGTCGTCGAGGAGACGTCGCCCGGGGTGGCGCTGACGCCCGGCCCGGGGTCGCCGGGCTCCGCCGCGGGCGGCTACGTCTTCTACACGACCGTCGACGACGCGTGGCGGCCGCACCGCGTGTGGCGGCACCAGCTCGGCACGCCCGCGGCCGACGACGTGCTGCTGCTCGAGGAGCCCGACGAGCGGTTCTGGGTGGGCGTGGGGCTCACGCGGTCGCGGCGGTTCGTGCAGGTGGAGCTCGCGTCGAAGCTGACGACCGAGGTGTGGCTGGTCCCGGCCGACGCGCCGACGTCGGAGCCCGTGGTCGTGTGGCCGCGTCGCGAGGGCGTCGAGTACAGCGTCGAGGACGCCGGCGACCAGCTGCTCGTGCTGCACAACGACGGCGCGGAGAACTTCGAGCTCGTCTCGGTGACCGTGCCGGACGACCTGCGTGCGCCGGGCGCGTTCGACGCGGCGGGGGCCGACGTCGTCGTGCCGCACGACCCGGCGGTGCGGCTGGAGGGGGTGGACGCGTTCGCCAGTCACCTCGTGCTGAGCTACCGCCGCGACGCGACACCACGGGTCGCCGTGGCCGCGCGGGGTCCCGCGGCTCCGCGCAGGATGACGGGGACGGGTTCGCGGGCGGCGTCGGCGGGGCTCTCCTGGCGGGAGGTCTCCACCGGGGAGGCGCTCGAGGGGGTGCAGCTCGACGCCTCGCCCATGGTCGACCAGCCCGTCGTGCGCGTCGTCGTCGAGTCGTTCGTCACGCCCCGGACCGTCTACGACGTCGTGCTCGCGACGGGCGAGCTGCTCCTGCGCAAGCGGCAGCCGGTCCTGGGCGGCTACGACCCGGCCGGCTTCGAGCAGCGCCGCGACTGGGCGACGGCGCCCGACGGGACGCGCGTCCCGGTGTCGCTGGTGTGGAAGCGCGACCCGGCGCTGCCTGCGGGCCCCGCGCGGCCCGCTCCCGTGCTGCTGTACGGGTACGGGTCGTACGAGTACTCGCTCGACCCCTGGTTCTCCGTGCCCCGGCTCTCGCTGCTGGACCGTGGCGTCGTGTTCGCCGTCGCGCACGTGCGCGGCGGCGGCGAGCTCGGCCGCGGGTGGTACGACGACGGGAAGCTGCTCGCGAAGCGCAACACGTTCACGGACTTCGTCGCCGTCGCGCAGCACCTTGTGGACACCGGGTGGACGACGCCGCAGCGGCTCGCAGCCGAGGGCGGGTCCGCCGGCGGGCTGCTCGTGGGCGCGGTCGCGAACCTCGCGCCGCAGCTCTTCGCCGGGATCCATGCGGCGGTGCCGTTCGTGGACCCGCTGACGTCGATCCTCGACCCCTCGCTGCCGCTGACCGTCACCGAGTGGGAGGAGTGGGGCAACCCGCTCGACGACCCGGACGTCTACGCGTACATGAAGGGCTACTCGCCGTACGAGAACGTGCCCGACGACGCCTCCGCGTACCCGCCGATCCTCGCGACGACGTCGCTGCACGACACGCGCGTGCTCTATGTCGAGCCCGCCAAGTGGGTGGCGCGGCTGCGCGCCGCGGGGGCGCCGGCGCTGCTGCGCATCGAGATGTCCGCAGGGCACGGGGGCGTGTCCGGGCGGTACTCGCGCTGGCGGCAGATCGCGGAGGAGAACGCCTGGCTGCTGGACGTGCTCGGGGCGACGGAGGCTACGCGCCCCGGTCGGTGA
- a CDS encoding DoxX family protein, producing the protein MSTATSRTVETTSTTRESNPAPTFGGRLDNPARGASGSPRTLTSRAPFVERLALALDVAVGRLARFLTRWSVPALRVSLGLVFLGFGALKAIPGASPAADIAARTIDALTLGLVHGDAAVYLTAVLEMFIGVTLLTGRLLKTGLVVLAGAFVGILSPTVLFADELFGHGMTLLGQYVLKDVVLVAGAAVVAAAALGSRLRQQ; encoded by the coding sequence ATGAGCACCGCCACCTCACGCACGGTCGAGACGACCTCGACCACCCGCGAGAGCAACCCGGCCCCGACCTTCGGCGGCCGCCTCGACAACCCCGCTCGGGGAGCGTCCGGCTCGCCGCGCACCCTGACCTCGCGGGCCCCGTTCGTCGAACGGCTCGCCCTCGCGCTCGACGTCGCCGTCGGCCGCCTCGCCCGGTTCCTCACACGCTGGTCCGTCCCGGCCCTGCGCGTGTCACTCGGCCTGGTGTTCCTGGGCTTCGGGGCGCTCAAGGCGATCCCCGGTGCGAGCCCCGCCGCCGACATCGCCGCCCGCACCATCGACGCCCTCACCCTCGGGCTGGTCCACGGCGACGCGGCCGTCTACCTCACGGCCGTCCTCGAGATGTTCATCGGCGTGACCCTCCTGACCGGCAGGCTCCTCAAGACCGGCCTGGTCGTCCTCGCGGGCGCGTTCGTCGGGATCCTCTCGCCGACCGTCCTGTTCGCCGACGAGCTGTTCGGCCACGGCATGACCCTGCTCGGCCAGTACGTGCTCAAGGACGTCGTGCTCGTCGCGGGAGCCGCCGTCGTCGCGGCCGCCGCGCTCGGCTCGCGCCTGCGCCAGCAGTGA
- a CDS encoding threonine aldolase family protein, producing MPPFGSDNYAPTHPEVLAAIAAANEGYAVAYGDDAWTARLADRVRDVFGAGATAFPVLNGTGANVVSLMATTSRWAGVVASDVAHAHTDENGAPERVGGLKLLTRPAVDGKIEPLDVAAWFGELGDVHRAQPQVLTLTQATELGTVYDVEELTALVEVAHGMGLAVHVDGSRLANAAAHLGVGLRALTTDVGVDVVSLGAAKNGGLLGEAVVVLGPDDAPTPGAADARRAAAAAVPFLRKSTMQLASKARYVSAQLLAMLDGDEPLWHRNASAANAAAQRLRAGVEALGGDVVRVTRPTQSNAVFATLPRAAADRLRERTRFYDWADGETLDRVEVRWMCSWATTPADVDAFLAALRAATAA from the coding sequence CTGCCTCCCTTCGGCTCCGACAACTACGCCCCCACGCACCCCGAGGTCCTCGCCGCCATCGCCGCGGCGAACGAGGGCTACGCCGTCGCCTACGGCGACGACGCGTGGACGGCCCGCCTCGCCGACCGCGTGCGTGACGTCTTCGGCGCCGGAGCCACCGCGTTCCCCGTGCTCAACGGCACGGGCGCGAACGTCGTCAGCCTCATGGCGACGACGTCGCGCTGGGCGGGCGTCGTCGCCTCCGACGTCGCGCACGCGCACACGGACGAGAACGGGGCGCCGGAGCGCGTCGGCGGCCTCAAGCTGCTCACGCGCCCGGCGGTGGACGGCAAGATCGAGCCGCTCGACGTCGCGGCGTGGTTCGGGGAGCTCGGCGACGTGCACCGCGCGCAGCCGCAGGTGCTCACGCTCACGCAGGCCACGGAGCTCGGCACGGTCTACGACGTCGAGGAGCTCACCGCCCTGGTCGAGGTCGCGCACGGCATGGGCCTGGCCGTCCACGTGGACGGCTCGCGGCTCGCCAACGCCGCCGCGCACCTCGGCGTCGGGCTGCGCGCGCTCACCACCGACGTCGGCGTCGACGTCGTCTCGCTCGGCGCCGCGAAGAACGGCGGCCTGCTCGGCGAGGCGGTCGTCGTCCTGGGGCCCGACGACGCCCCGACGCCCGGCGCGGCCGACGCCCGGCGGGCGGCCGCCGCGGCGGTGCCGTTCCTGCGCAAGTCGACGATGCAGCTCGCCTCCAAGGCCCGGTACGTCTCCGCGCAGCTGCTCGCGATGCTGGACGGCGACGAGCCGCTGTGGCACCGCAACGCGTCCGCCGCGAACGCCGCGGCGCAGCGCCTGCGCGCGGGCGTCGAGGCCCTCGGCGGCGACGTCGTCCGCGTCACGCGGCCCACGCAGTCCAACGCCGTCTTCGCGACGCTCCCCCGCGCCGCCGCCGACCGCCTGCGCGAGCGGACGCGCTTCTACGACTGGGCCGACGGCGAGACCCTGGACCGCGTCGAGGTCCGCTGGATGTGCAGCTGGGCGACGACGCCGGCCGACGTGGACGCGTTCCTGGCGGCGCTGCGGGCAGCGACCGCCGCCTGA
- a CDS encoding glycoside hydrolase family 3 N-terminal domain-containing protein, with product MHRRRCAVAGAHSAGRVLVPGVVPVGAPDDDEPDTPAVSVAGPHAVPDPHADASPPPPPADPLAGWTLEQKVGQLLMVGLPVRGSRDTTAALVRDRHVGGVFLAGRSQAPVQNVLNLVDAFRAMSHDPVRLLVATDQEGGQVRVLQGPGFTAAPPATQQVTLPDLAAQATTWGTELRAAGVDVDLAPVADLVPPELGTGNAPIGRYGRNYGSTPESVVAGAGAFAAGMRAAGVVPTVKHFPGLGRVTQNTDTTAGVHDSVTTADDASVGVFRDVVAAASRGDGPRPWVMMSTAVYDRIDPTLPAAFSPTVVGLLRGTLGFDGVVVTDDVSHAAQVQAWSPGDRAVLAVEAGVDVVLASADPSTANAMLDALVAKAQADPAFAAKVDAAARRVVAAKG from the coding sequence GTGCACCGGAGGCGGTGCGCCGTCGCCGGCGCCCACTCCGCCGGTCGCGTCCTCGTCCCCGGTGTCGTCCCCGTCGGCGCGCCCGACGACGACGAGCCCGACACCCCCGCCGTCTCCGTCGCCGGCCCCCACGCCGTCCCCGACCCCCACGCCGACGCCTCCCCGCCGCCTCCGCCCGCCGACCCCCTCGCGGGCTGGACGCTGGAGCAGAAGGTCGGCCAGCTCCTCATGGTGGGCCTGCCCGTCCGGGGTTCGCGCGACACGACCGCCGCGCTGGTGCGCGACCGGCACGTCGGCGGCGTGTTCCTCGCGGGCCGCTCGCAGGCCCCGGTGCAGAACGTCCTCAACCTGGTCGACGCCTTCCGGGCCATGAGCCACGACCCGGTGCGGCTGCTCGTGGCCACCGACCAGGAGGGCGGTCAGGTCCGGGTGCTCCAGGGCCCCGGCTTCACCGCCGCCCCGCCCGCGACGCAGCAGGTCACGCTCCCCGACCTCGCCGCCCAGGCCACGACCTGGGGCACCGAGCTGCGCGCCGCCGGCGTCGACGTCGACCTCGCCCCCGTGGCCGACCTCGTCCCGCCCGAGCTCGGCACGGGCAACGCCCCCATCGGCCGCTACGGGCGCAACTACGGCAGCACGCCGGAGTCGGTGGTCGCCGGGGCCGGGGCGTTCGCCGCCGGGATGCGCGCCGCCGGCGTCGTGCCCACGGTCAAGCACTTCCCGGGCCTGGGCCGCGTCACGCAGAACACCGACACGACGGCCGGCGTCCACGACAGCGTCACCACCGCCGACGACGCGTCGGTCGGCGTGTTCCGCGACGTCGTCGCCGCGGCGTCGCGGGGGGACGGCCCGCGCCCCTGGGTCATGATGTCGACGGCGGTCTACGACCGCATCGACCCGACGCTGCCCGCGGCGTTCTCGCCCACCGTCGTCGGCCTCCTGCGCGGCACGCTGGGGTTCGACGGCGTCGTCGTCACGGACGACGTGTCCCACGCGGCGCAGGTCCAGGCGTGGTCGCCGGGCGACCGCGCGGTCCTCGCGGTCGAGGCGGGCGTCGACGTCGTGCTCGCGAGCGCCGACCCGTCGACAGCGAACGCCATGCTCGACGCCCTGGTCGCGAAGGCGCAGGCCGACCCGGCGTTCGCCGCGAAGGTCGACGCCGCCGCGCGCCGCGTCGTCGCGGCGAAGGGCTGA
- a CDS encoding SRPBCC family protein yields MSTDARHTVTASTFVAEPPERVWAELLHPGARWMLGANIETDFQVGSPVTFEGHFFGRQFADHGTVLAFERPRLMHFTHFSPLSGLEDVPGNYHDIAITLQAVDGGTRIEVVQQNIQSAERAGNAEHQWTQALSTLAHSDRRRRS; encoded by the coding sequence ATGAGCACCGACGCCCGGCACACCGTGACCGCCTCGACCTTCGTCGCCGAGCCGCCCGAGCGTGTGTGGGCCGAGCTCCTGCACCCGGGCGCCCGCTGGATGCTGGGCGCCAACATCGAGACCGACTTCCAGGTCGGGAGCCCGGTGACGTTCGAGGGCCACTTCTTCGGCCGCCAGTTCGCCGACCACGGCACGGTGCTCGCGTTCGAGCGCCCGCGCCTCATGCACTTCACGCACTTCTCGCCGCTGTCCGGCCTCGAGGACGTGCCGGGCAACTACCACGACATCGCCATCACGCTCCAGGCCGTCGACGGCGGCACGCGCATCGAGGTGGTGCAGCAGAACATCCAGTCCGCGGAGCGTGCCGGCAACGCGGAGCACCAGTGGACCCAGGCCCTGTCCACGCTCGCGCACTCCGACCGGAGGCGCAGGAGCTGA
- a CDS encoding CHAD domain-containing protein — MGTRASDLLSAALRDHVAALAAAEADLLAGGPDAVHDARVTLRRLRADLGEFPRLVDADVAADLRDRLQAWGRLLGEARDLEVVLGMLDDDAVPEATRTAARAAWTARWDAARAAAVAHLGTAEHARLTADLAATAAHPPLTRRAGRSWKDELPRGLRRSRRRVERRDRRLADLAAGSPGASLDTAEHSVRKAVRRARYAAEVLARGTGRKAARAADTAARLARRQDDLGAAHDRTLLRQALEEVTDRGA, encoded by the coding sequence ATGGGCACCCGCGCGTCCGACCTCCTCTCCGCCGCGCTCCGCGACCACGTCGCGGCGCTCGCCGCCGCCGAGGCGGACCTCCTCGCAGGGGGCCCCGACGCCGTGCACGACGCACGCGTGACGCTCCGCCGCCTGCGCGCCGACCTCGGCGAGTTCCCCCGGCTCGTGGACGCCGACGTCGCCGCCGACCTGCGCGACCGGCTCCAGGCGTGGGGCCGCCTCCTCGGCGAGGCGCGGGACCTGGAGGTCGTCCTCGGGATGCTCGACGACGACGCCGTGCCCGAGGCGACGCGCACGGCGGCGCGGGCCGCGTGGACGGCTCGCTGGGACGCCGCCCGCGCCGCCGCGGTCGCGCACCTCGGGACGGCCGAGCACGCCCGCCTCACCGCCGACCTCGCGGCGACGGCGGCGCACCCGCCGCTCACCCGCAGGGCCGGACGGTCGTGGAAGGACGAGCTGCCCCGCGGGCTGCGCCGGTCCCGGCGACGCGTCGAGCGCCGCGACCGGCGCCTGGCGGACCTGGCCGCGGGCAGCCCCGGCGCCTCGCTCGACACGGCCGAGCACTCGGTGCGCAAGGCCGTGCGCCGCGCGCGCTACGCCGCCGAGGTCCTCGCGCGCGGCACCGGCCGCAAGGCCGCCCGAGCCGCCGACACGGCGGCCCGCCTCGCGAGACGCCAGGACGACCTCGGCGCGGCCCACGACCGCACGCTGCTGCGCCAGGCGCTCGAAGAGGTCACCGACCGGGGCGCGTAG